One Triticum dicoccoides isolate Atlit2015 ecotype Zavitan chromosome 5B, WEW_v2.0, whole genome shotgun sequence genomic window carries:
- the LOC119309535 gene encoding chaperone protein dnaJ 20, chloroplastic-like: MSFMLTLISWELWKERSVRVFCNTTSPFTFLAHNINEKIILRRRLWPEERPLQLQGEGGGGRERGVRSPSRGDYYKVLSLEHSADVGAEEVKRAYRRLALQYHPDVCPPSRRAESTELFVELQRAYETLSDPATRVQYDAQLTGRASTRPDGFARDVWEAQLSVLRERSERRQNGRRCSGRRF, translated from the exons ATGTCCTTCATGCTCACGTTGATATCCTGGGAGCTCTGGAAGGAGCGCAGTGTGAGGGTCTTCTGCAACACTACGTCTCCCTTCACGTTCCTCGCGCACAACATCAACGAGAAAATTATT CTTCGGCGCCGGCTTTGGCCGGAGGAGCGGCCACTGCAACTGcagggtgaaggcggcggcggccgcgagcGCGGTGTCCGCTCGCCGAGCAGGGGCGACTACTACAAGGTGCTGTCCCTGGAGCACTCGGCGGACGTGGGCGCGGAGGAGGTCAAGCGCGCGTACCGGCGGCTGGCGCTGCAGTACCACCCAGACGTGTGCCCTCCGTCGCGCCGGGCCGAGTCCACGGAGCTCTTCGTCGAGCTCCAGCGCGCCTACGAGACGCTGTCCGACCCTGCCACGAGGGTGCAGTACGACGCTCAGCTGACTGGCCGGGCGTCGACGAGGCCAGATGGGTTCGCCAGGGACGTATGGGAAGCCCAGTTGTCCGTGCTGCGGGAGAGGTCCGAACGGCGGCAGAATGGAAGGAGGTGCAGCGGCCGACGGTTCTAG